A region of Rhodamnia argentea isolate NSW1041297 chromosome 9, ASM2092103v1, whole genome shotgun sequence DNA encodes the following proteins:
- the LOC115753012 gene encoding oil body-associated protein 2B-like translates to MASSDQPPGPMPPTAHGEKAPGKPMTAGQTMLDTGAAMLQSLKPVKQISQHVCTFALYAHDLGRQIETHHFVARLNQDFLQCAVYDTDSASGRLIGVEYIVSDKIFEALPPDEQKLWHSHAYEIKSGLWVNPRVPETVEKPELENLAKTYGKFWCTWQVDRGDKLPLGVPALMMSPQGVNLGRVRPDLVERRDDKYNISTDSLRASRLEIEEPEWINPQADYWKQHGKGFAIDVIPTEMKKIAPFP, encoded by the exons atggcgTCGAGCGACCAGCCACCTGGGCCGATGCCGCCGACGGCGCATGGGGAGAAGGCGCCGGGGAAGCCGATGACTGCAGGGCAGACGATGCTGGACACGGGGGCGGCTATGCTACAGTCGCTGAAGCCGGTGAAGCAGATTAGCCAGCACGTCTGCACCTTCGCCCTTTATGCCCACGACCTCGGCCGCCAGATAGAGACCCACCACTTCGTTGCCCGCCTCAACCAGGACTTCCTCCAGTGCGCCGTCTACGACACCGACTCCGCCTCTGGCCGCCTAATCG GAGTGGAGTACATAGTGTCGGACAAGATATTTGAAGCTCTTCCTCCGGACGAGCAGAAGCTCTGGCATTCCCATGCTTATGAG ATCAAATCTGGTCTGTGGGTTAATCCTCGGGTCCCCGAGACTGTAGAAAAGCCAGAGCTTGAGAATCTGGCCAAGACTTATGGCAAATTTTGGTGCACATGGCAGGTCGACAGAG GTGACAAGCTGCCGCTGGGCGTGCCAGCCCTGATGATGTCGCCCCAGGGTGTGAACCTCGGGAGGGTGAGGCCTGACTTGGTTGAAAGGAGAGACGACAAGTACAACATCTCGACCGACTCCCTCAGGGCCTCGAGGCTAGAGATCGAGGAGCCGGAGTGGATCAACCCACAGGCCGACTATTGGAAGCAGCACGGCAAGGGCTTCGCGATCGACGTCATTCCAACCGAGATGAAGAAAATTGCGCCCTTCCCGTGA